Proteins from one Magnetococcales bacterium genomic window:
- a CDS encoding Zeta toxin family protein: MDDDRKILILAGPNGAGKTTFATEFLPHEVHCLRFVNADLIAAGLSPFAPEQAAVQAGRLMLAQIHGYVRQGVSFAFETTLSGRGYAVHIPAWQALGYRVSLYFLSLPDAEFAIQRVRLRVRLGGHDVAEKTIHRRFAKGWLNFQTLYRPLVNKWAIYDTCGPVPVLLEEGENHVPPA; this comes from the coding sequence ATGGACGATGACCGCAAAATCTTGATCCTGGCAGGCCCGAATGGTGCAGGCAAGACCACCTTTGCCACCGAATTCCTGCCCCATGAAGTCCACTGTCTGCGCTTCGTCAACGCCGATCTGATCGCCGCCGGGTTGAGTCCGTTTGCCCCGGAGCAGGCCGCCGTGCAGGCTGGACGGTTGATGCTGGCGCAGATCCACGGTTATGTTCGCCAGGGAGTGAGTTTCGCCTTTGAGACCACCTTGAGCGGGCGTGGCTATGCCGTTCACATCCCGGCATGGCAGGCTCTGGGCTATCGGGTGAGTCTCTATTTTTTGTCTTTGCCCGATGCCGAGTTTGCCATCCAGAGGGTACGACTGCGGGTGCGTCTGGGTGGCCACGATGTGGCGGAAAAGACCATTCACCGCCGTTTTGCCAAAGGGTGGTTGAACTTCCAGACCCTGTACCGGCCTTTGGTCAATAAATGGGCGATCTACGACACCTGTGGCCCCGTTCCAGTTTTGCTTGAGGAAGGAGAGAATCATGTCCCACCAGCCTGA
- a CDS encoding methyl-accepting chemotaxis protein: MQWLEEMKIGTKLLTAFLIMCLLMIGVGGVGIVNMGVLDDADMKLYERELLGLDAIKNAAINLASAGRAERGMLLASNKEERAKTAARMQGYLNDLQKDLSVAKPKFFSEQGKTLLSKLDTALADWKPIHEEVLRLAQSEDLSATRASVTLAMGKGRDQVKVIDDLMDELSKLKGARAKEASEENTELYHKSRATMIAIIVVAGIFGMFMGYLLSRIIVRQVGGQPGVIAALANQVALGDLTVQFDDSRKATGIYLAIQDMVVKLREIIGEVLVAAEQVAVGSGSISNSAQVLSQGATEQAASVETTSSAMDEMTNSCQLNTDSSNSTQTIALKASQDAAKGGEAVDQAVKAMKEIASKISIIEEIARQTNLLALNAAIEAARAGEHGKGFAVVAAEVRKLAERSQTAAGEISHLSTSSVSISEQAGVIIGKLVPDIQDTANRIRGIAECSRQQREGISEIGQSIQQLDQVVQQNAAAAEELAATAEELNAQADMMSQSIAFFKLVRGNAPKRASASQSSSASIQSIRFPHPQQTPKALPAPARHSGETRKGPTSDDEFETF; the protein is encoded by the coding sequence ATGCAATGGCTCGAAGAGATGAAAATCGGCACGAAGCTGTTGACGGCCTTCCTGATTATGTGTCTCCTCATGATCGGTGTGGGAGGGGTAGGGATCGTCAATATGGGGGTGTTGGATGATGCGGATATGAAATTGTACGAGCGGGAATTGTTGGGTCTGGACGCGATCAAGAATGCGGCCATCAACTTGGCCAGCGCCGGACGGGCGGAACGAGGAATGCTTCTGGCCAGCAACAAAGAGGAACGGGCAAAAACCGCTGCCCGCATGCAAGGATATCTGAATGATTTACAGAAAGATTTATCCGTAGCTAAGCCCAAATTCTTCTCGGAGCAAGGCAAGACTCTGTTGTCCAAACTGGATACGGCCCTTGCCGACTGGAAACCGATACACGAAGAAGTGTTGCGTTTGGCGCAAAGCGAGGATCTTTCCGCCACCAGGGCTTCGGTGACCCTGGCCATGGGCAAAGGCAGAGATCAGGTGAAGGTGATCGACGATCTGATGGACGAGTTGTCCAAACTCAAGGGTGCGCGGGCCAAAGAGGCGTCGGAGGAGAATACCGAACTGTATCACAAGAGTCGTGCTACCATGATCGCGATTATTGTGGTGGCGGGGATTTTTGGCATGTTCATGGGATACCTGCTTTCCCGCATCATTGTCCGGCAGGTGGGCGGACAGCCGGGAGTGATCGCGGCGCTGGCCAATCAGGTGGCTCTTGGAGATCTGACGGTGCAGTTTGACGACTCCCGCAAGGCGACCGGGATCTATTTGGCCATTCAGGACATGGTGGTGAAACTGCGCGAGATTATCGGTGAAGTCCTGGTGGCTGCCGAACAGGTGGCGGTGGGCAGTGGTTCGATTTCCAATTCCGCGCAGGTGCTTTCCCAGGGGGCCACCGAACAGGCGGCTTCCGTGGAGACCACCTCGTCGGCCATGGACGAGATGACCAACAGTTGCCAGTTGAACACCGACAGTTCCAACTCCACCCAGACCATCGCCCTGAAAGCCTCCCAGGATGCGGCCAAGGGCGGTGAAGCGGTGGATCAGGCGGTCAAGGCCATGAAGGAAATCGCGTCCAAGATCAGCATCATCGAAGAGATCGCCCGTCAGACCAACCTGTTGGCCCTGAATGCGGCCATCGAGGCGGCCAGAGCCGGAGAGCATGGCAAAGGATTTGCCGTGGTGGCCGCCGAGGTCAGAAAATTGGCCGAACGCAGCCAAACGGCAGCCGGGGAGATCAGTCATCTGTCCACTTCCAGTGTGAGCATTTCGGAGCAGGCGGGTGTGATCATCGGCAAACTGGTGCCGGATATTCAAGATACGGCCAATCGCATCCGGGGCATTGCGGAGTGCAGCCGACAGCAAAGAGAAGGCATCTCCGAGATTGGTCAATCGATTCAGCAACTCGATCAGGTGGTGCAGCAGAATGCGGCTGCAGCCGAAGAACTGGCCGCAACCGCTGAAGAGTTGAACGCCCAAGCCGACATGATGAGTCAATCCATCGCCTTCTTCAAGCTGGTCCGCGGCAATGCCCCCAAAAGAGCCTCGGCCTCACAATCATCGTCTGCCAGCATCCAGAGCATCCGTTTCCCGCACCCGCAACAAACCCCGAAAGCCTTGCCCGCACCGGCGCGTCACTCCGGGGAGACCCGCAAGGGGCCGACTTCGGATGACGAGTTCGAGACCTTCTAA
- a CDS encoding chemotaxis protein CheW encodes MSVQGISEPTQFLTFHLDREVFAIDISRIKEVLEFSSVTKIPRTPDFMCGVINLRGSVVPVVDLRLKFGMSPSVKTVNTCIIIIDVTQDDGATVIGAMADSVKEVMELDPDHIEPPPKIGTGMRTDFICGMGKQNDAFVILLDTDKIFSVTELALLQDSGNRTGTG; translated from the coding sequence ATGAGCGTTCAAGGTATCTCTGAGCCGACCCAGTTTCTGACGTTTCATCTGGATCGGGAGGTGTTTGCCATCGACATCTCGCGGATCAAGGAGGTTTTGGAGTTCTCCTCCGTCACCAAAATCCCCCGGACTCCGGATTTCATGTGCGGAGTGATCAATCTGCGGGGCAGCGTGGTCCCGGTGGTGGATCTGCGTTTGAAGTTCGGCATGTCGCCAAGCGTGAAGACCGTCAATACCTGCATCATCATCATCGATGTGACCCAGGATGATGGCGCCACGGTCATCGGTGCCATGGCCGATTCGGTCAAGGAGGTGATGGAACTCGATCCGGATCATATCGAGCCTCCACCCAAGATCGGTACCGGTATGCGTACCGATTTCATCTGTGGCATGGGTAAACAGAATGATGCTTTTGTCATCCTGCTGGATACCGACAAGATTTTTTCGGTCACGGAACTCGCATTGTTGCAGGATTCCGGCAACAGAACCGGGACCGGTTGA